The genomic stretch GAAGCCGCGTCGTTTGAGGTCGCGGGCCAATTCCGTCGACGTGGGTGTCGTCGCCGGGATCTCGGCGGTCGTCTCGGGCGGACGCGGCCGGGGCTCCGGCGCGTGCGACCAGAGCAGCGCGGACAGGCCGTCGGGCAGTTGCTGTGCGGCGCGGGCGTTGGCGATCGCGGCCGACACCTTCGCCCGGTTGCGGACGATGCCTGCATCGGCGAGCAGCCGCTTCTCGTCGGCCGCACCGAACTTCGCGACCTTGTCGATCGAGAAGTCGACGAAGGCACGGCGGAAGGCCGGCCGCTTGCGCAGGATCGTGATCCACGACAGACCGGACTGGAACGCCTCGAGGCAGAGCCGCTCGAAGAGCGCGTCGTTACCGCGCAGTTCCCGCCCCCACTCCTCGTCGTGGTAGGCGAGGTAGTCCGGCGCGGCGGTCGCCCAG from Mycobacteriales bacterium encodes the following:
- a CDS encoding DNA-3-methyladenine glycosylase I codes for the protein MADETVPKTGGRATLGPDGRRRCPWATAAPDYLAYHDEEWGRELRGNDALFERLCLEAFQSGLSWITILRKRPAFRRAFVDFSIDKVAKFGAADEKRLLADAGIVRNRAKVSAAIANARAAQQLPDGLSALLWSHAPEPRPRPPETTAEIPATTPTSTELARDLKRRGFRFVGPTTAYALMQATGMVDDHLADCWCSG